From a single Pelodiscus sinensis isolate JC-2024 chromosome 4, ASM4963464v1, whole genome shotgun sequence genomic region:
- the LOC142829009 gene encoding uncharacterized protein LOC142829009 — translation MAASLAARGHQRSREQVRCKIKDLRQSYSRACLPGADPEACPHFHALDRILGPHAVPAPRDVIDPGAEGPLLETEEEEEGSESQEPAASLPRTRDPRGTPQSRSPASSEAGEASTSAAPGPAGRTTPPAAAARARASRTARNQEDYQRRHLRFLDRQLRLQDHWVQEDLRLRQRSLEALEEQGRALRGHLQSLLDRFPFPPPPAPPLAPPAPPLSPPLAPPAPPAPPASAPASAPASSTPPSSLPPPPQPFPTDAPGPAVWRDGRGSRTPTPELSFPFLPSLPSPSSSLVPGFPLPSPTFIPPSPHPSSVK, via the exons atggctgccagtctggccgccaggggccaccagcgcagccgggagcaggtgcgctgcaaaattaaggacttgcggcagtcctactcccgggcctgcctgccaggggctgacccggaggcctgcccccacttccatgccctggaccgcatcctggggcctcatgccgtccctgccccccgggacgtgattgaccccggggcagagggaccgctcctggagacggaggaggaggaggagggctctgagagccaggagcctgccgccagccttcccaggacccgggacccccgaggcaccccacagagccgctcgcctgcatcatcagaggccggggaggcgtccacct ctgcagcaccggggcctgcagggcgcaccacaccgcctgcagcagccgcccgcgcccgggcaagcaggacagccaggaaccaggaggactaccagaggcggcatctccggttcctggaccgacagctccgtctccaggaccactgggtccaggaggacctcaggctgcgccagaggagtctggaggccctggaggagcagggccgtgccctgcgaggccacctccagagcctgctggaccgctttccatttcctcctccccctgctccccctcttgctccccctgctccccctctttctccccctcttgctccccctgctccccctgctcctcctgcttccgctcctgcttccgctcctgcttcctccacacccccgtcctctctgcccccccctccacaaccattccccaccgacgcccccggacccgcagtgtggcgagacgggagaggcagccggactcccacccctgagctttcctttcccttcctcccttccctcccctccccttccagctccctcgtcccaggtttccccctcccttctcccaccttcattcctccctccccccaccccagttctgtgaaataa